A part of Deltaproteobacteria bacterium genomic DNA contains:
- a CDS encoding response regulator yields MKKEIRFYLALAPDLEPIDADASQLQQVLMNLFLNAADAMPGGGSITVKSGTVDHDTIKPGLYKPKPGPYVLLSIRDTGIGMDEKTRERIFEPFFTTKEMGRGTGLGLASVYGIVKGHQGFIEVDSAIHGGTTFRVYMPVSEYPISQTTAPASETVLRGDGTILLIDDEEGILEIGKFMLEQMGYETLTSRTGEEALACYESHRDRIKLVLLDMIMPGMNGGKIYDRIKLINPGAKVLLISGYSLEGEAREILRRGCNGFIQKPFKIKELSRKIREITGPQTAPPTS; encoded by the coding sequence ATGAAAAAGGAAATACGGTTTTACCTGGCCCTCGCGCCGGATCTGGAACCGATCGACGCCGACGCCAGCCAGCTCCAGCAGGTTCTCATGAATCTGTTTCTCAACGCCGCCGATGCAATGCCCGGCGGCGGGAGCATCACGGTCAAGTCAGGAACGGTCGATCATGACACGATCAAGCCCGGCTTATACAAACCCAAGCCCGGCCCCTATGTACTCTTGTCCATACGGGATACGGGAATCGGTATGGATGAAAAGACCAGGGAGCGGATTTTCGAACCCTTTTTTACAACCAAGGAAATGGGAAGGGGCACGGGGCTGGGCCTCGCATCGGTTTATGGGATCGTCAAGGGTCATCAGGGCTTCATCGAAGTTGACTCCGCCATCCACGGAGGCACGACTTTTCGGGTCTATATGCCCGTCTCTGAATACCCCATTTCCCAAACAACGGCGCCCGCCTCGGAAACGGTTCTCCGGGGAGACGGAACGATTTTGCTGATAGACGACGAGGAAGGCATCCTGGAAATCGGGAAGTTCATGCTTGAACAGATGGGCTATGAAACGTTGACAAGCAGAACGGGCGAGGAGGCGCTCGCCTGCTATGAAAGCCACCGGGACCGGATTAAACTCGTCCTGCTGGATATGATCATGCCCGGCATGAACGGCGGCAAAATATATGACCGGATCAAGCTGATCAATCCGGGGGCCAAGGTGCTTCTCATTTCCGGCTACAGCCTGGAAGGAGAAGCGAGGGAAATCCTCCGCCGGGGTTGCAACGGTTTTATCCAGAAACCATTCAAAATCAAGGAGCTGTCAAGGAAAATAAGAGAAATAACCGGGCCCCAGACTGCTCCCCCCACATCATAA